The nucleotide window CTGCCAAAACGAATGGCTATCACGAGACCGGCAAGAATGAGCACACCACCCAATAAATCCACTGGCCCGATTGTTTCACCTATCCAGAAATAGGCGAGCCCGGCGACCACGGGGGCTTTCAAACACAAAAGCAGCTCGGTGAGACGCGGCCCGCCACGACGCAGGCACTCGATCATCGCGAGATTTCCAAGCAGAATTCCGCCAAGTGAGCTGACCAAAAAGGCTGGCCAGTGTTGCCAGTCAATGCTCGGCCAGAGGTCGAACAAACTGCTCAGCACCGCCATCAGAGCTGCGCAGAATATCAGCTGAATGCGGGTAAACTCAAACGCGCCCAACGCTTTGGCTGGCATCTGTGCCAACACAATTCCACTTGCCCACCCAATAGAGGCAAAAAGAGCGGTTGAAGCCGCAACAATTCCAAGCATGGTAGTTATCCGCGTGCTATCTTTTACGTAGCATTAGTTCGCTACACAAAAGATAGCAAGAGGGTAAATTGCCTGTATCATCACCTCAACCAGGCCAACCCGTGCGCGGCTCGCGTTCCGGCAAGCCAATCATGGCACTCTTTGACCTCCTCGGACGCAATTGGGCGCTGGGCATCATCTGGCAGCTTTCGGGAGGACCGATGACCTTCAGAGAACTGCAGGACCGGTGTGAGAGCGTGTCACCGACTGTGCTCAACCGTCGACTCAAGGAACTGAGAGCCAGTTTGCTCATCGAGCGCGGCGAGCGAGGGTATCAGCTGACACCGCTGGGTCTGGAACTCTTCGGTATGCTGGAGCCTTTTGGCACGTGGTCAATGACCTGGGCACAGCACCTACAGAACGAAAAACCAGACCAGGAAAAGCGATCCTGATCTGGTTGAAGTCTGGATGAAGATGATGTCGAGCACGTGTTTCTGCGCGACAACCGTTTTTGATCAGCCTTTGCGTTGCATTTCTGCCAACATTTCCGCGAGCAGATCCATACCTGCGCCCCACCCCTTGTCGAGTCCGCTGATCGCGCTGGCAAAACAGGCAATCTCCGCTTCATTCGCCTCATGTGGCGTCCAGACCAGTCGAACGTCCGTATGATCTCCGGTTTGCGAAAAGGTTACGGTTGTCAGCAACACCTTTGGCCAGTCCGGCATCATCGGATTTGAAACCACGTTCCAGTCGCCATCCGAGACCGAGTGAAGCCACACCAGCTTT belongs to Roseibium porphyridii and includes:
- a CDS encoding SRPBCC family protein; this encodes MPEFILERRFNAPRDMVWRTWTEPELLARWYGPGVETVVHKLDVQPGGLWLNEMRFGENSHFQRVEYTEVVAPEKLVWLHSVSDGDWNVVSNPMMPDWPKVLLTTVTFSQTGDHTDVRLVWTPHEANEAEIACFASAISGLDKGWGAGMDLLAEMLAEMQRKG
- a CDS encoding winged helix-turn-helix transcriptional regulator, whose protein sequence is MALFDLLGRNWALGIIWQLSGGPMTFRELQDRCESVSPTVLNRRLKELRASLLIERGERGYQLTPLGLELFGMLEPFGTWSMTWAQHLQNEKPDQEKRS